The following nucleotide sequence is from Candidatus Micropelagos thuwalensis.
ATTCTTTCCGCGGGTATTCAACCAAAACGACCTGTGAGAAAGAGCGTTGGCCGTTCTCAACAGCCGCCTTAAAAATTTGCCTCAGCGCATTATATATCGTTCCGGCAATCGGGGTTTGGGAAATCAGATTTTCACCAAACTTAACAAGAGATCGACCAAAGAAATTTGTTGTCAATGCGCCAACGATAAACACAATGATAAGAGCTAAAATGACACCGATGCCGGGCACATCAAACGGCAGATATTCCGAAGGTTGAAATTGAGAAGGGATAAGCGGTGTAAACCAACTGTCCAGCAAACCAATAAACCAAGTGATGAGTAAAATCGTTATCCCAATCGGACCAGTCACGACAAGCCCCGTTAGGAAACTATTTCGCAAGGTACGCATTATTGATTTGGATGGTTTTGGTTCTTCAAGCAGAGGATCAGACATAGATAAAATCTATCTTATTCTGATTGATTTGAAAACAGATGCGTCACTCATTTTAAGTACCGTATTTTTAAATATCGCATTGCTTACGGTTTTTAATGCTTCGCATATATCGTTTGTAAAGTGTTGGAGCCAGAATGTGATCATATACCTTTACGGCAAGGTGTTTGATGAATGGTAGGTTTATTAAAAAGGCAAGACCTTTGAAACCTGGCACTTGTCTCCACAATGTGATGAAGGCAGGTACACCACTAATAATTTCCCCGTTCGGAAGTTTTGCATGCAAACGCTTTAACATATC
It contains:
- a CDS encoding thiol-disulfide oxidoreductase DCC family protein; amino-acid sequence: MKSGTKKPKIQIFYNGSCSICAPEIQMYKKLVTQKKGVKDSPLDFVDISVSVTEGFSQEDMLKRLHAKLPNGEIISGVPAFITLWRQVPGFKGLAFLINLPFIKHLAVKVYDHILAPTLYKRYMRSIKNRKQCDI
- a CDS encoding DUF502 domain-containing protein; amino-acid sequence: MSDPLLEEPKPSKSIMRTLRNSFLTGLVVTGPIGITILLITWFIGLLDSWFTPLIPSQFQPSEYLPFDVPGIGVILALIIVFIVGALTTNFFGRSLVKFGENLISQTPIAGTIYNALRQIFKAAVENGQRSFSQVVLVEYPRKECWAVGFITNDIEGQIADIVGDETVSVFVPTTPNPTSGFLLFYARKDVRVLDMSIEEGARLVISAGMTNTIEEDEA